The following are from one region of the Coffea eugenioides isolate CCC68of chromosome 2, Ceug_1.0, whole genome shotgun sequence genome:
- the LOC113759653 gene encoding uncharacterized protein LOC113759653, producing MAEELADAIKKFALSDKELEGTDLGGEEIDRGIQECQSSLVGRIKGEKVVNFVGVKNFVNSAWGYPRNLRIIELGPNIFQFYVPNKEDRDRIVGGGPWVMDNQILVMKHWFEGIEEDSSAFDLASLWVQVWNLPVHWITKEAGWKIGSVFQEVKDVLVPQVGGKEGRHLKLLVVLDTSLPLLGGSTVKVNGALKWLNFRYERCPDFCYKCGVLGHGEKSYKEVIQICRGKQEHQFGP from the coding sequence ATGGCGGAGGAACTAGCAGATGCGATAAAAAAGTTCGCCCTCTCAGATAAAGAACTGGAAGGTACTGACCTTGGAGGTGAAGAGATAGATAGAGGTATTCAAGAATGTCAGTCAAGTTTAGTGGGGAGAATTAAAGGGGAGAAAGTGGTGAACTTTGTTGGAGTTAAGAATTTTGTGAACTCAGCCTGGGGGTATCCAAGGAATCTGAGGATCATAGAGTTGGGTCCAAatatttttcagttttatgttCCAAATAAAGAGGACAGAGATAGGATAGTAGGAGGTGGACCGTGGGTCATGGACAATCAGATTCTGGTGATGAAACACTGGTTTGAAGGTATAGAGGAAGACTCATCTGCGTTTGACCTGGCATCTCTTTGGGTCCAAGTTTGGAATCTACCAGTACACTGGATAACAAAAGAAGCAGGATGGAAAATTGGTTCTGTATTTCAGGAAGTAAAGGATGTTCTGGTGCCTCAAGTTGGAGGGAAGGAAGGTAGACATCTAAAGCTATTAGTGGTACTAGATACTTCCCTACCTCTACTCGGGGGATCGACAGTTAAAGTTAATGGAGCTCTTAAATGGTTGAACTTCAGATATGAGAGATGTCCAGATTTTTGCTACAAGTGTGGAGTTCTTGGACATGGAGAAAAGTCATACAAGGAAGTAATACAGATTTGCAGAGGGAAACAGGAACATCAGTTCGGCCCTTAG